A genomic region of Noviherbaspirillum sp. L7-7A contains the following coding sequences:
- the nuoF gene encoding NADH-quinone oxidoreductase subunit NuoF: protein MTSLHTRHIKPLILAGLDGSNWHLKDYVARGGYESLRRILTEGITPEQVIAELKASSLRGRGGAGFPTGLKWSFMPRQFPGQKYLVCNTDEGEPGTFKDRDIIRYNPHALIEGMAIGAYAMGITVGYNYIHGEIWADYERFEEAIEEARVEGFLGDGIMGSQFNFQLHAFHGYGAYICGEETALLESLEGKKGQPRFKPPFPASFGLYGKPTTINNTETFAAVPFVMKMGGEAYAALGKPNNGGTKIFSMSGDIARPGNYEVPLGTPFATLLELAGGMRDGKKIKAVIPGGSSMPVLTGDVMMATDMDYDSIAKAGSMLGSGAVIVMDETRCMVRSLLRLSYFYYEESCGQCTPCREGTGWLYRMVHRIEHGQGRPEDIDMLNSVADNIQGRTICALGDAAAMPVRAMIKNFREEFEYHIEHKRCLVPAYL, encoded by the coding sequence ATGACCAGCCTGCATACCCGTCATATCAAGCCGCTGATCCTGGCCGGCCTGGATGGCTCCAACTGGCACCTGAAGGATTACGTCGCGCGCGGCGGCTATGAGTCGCTGCGCCGCATCCTGACCGAAGGCATCACGCCCGAGCAGGTAATCGCCGAACTGAAGGCTTCCTCGCTGCGTGGACGCGGCGGCGCCGGCTTTCCGACCGGGCTTAAGTGGAGCTTCATGCCGCGTCAGTTCCCGGGCCAGAAGTACCTGGTCTGCAACACCGACGAAGGCGAGCCGGGCACCTTCAAGGACCGCGACATCATCCGCTACAACCCGCATGCGCTGATCGAGGGCATGGCCATTGGCGCCTATGCGATGGGCATCACCGTGGGCTACAACTATATCCACGGCGAGATCTGGGCCGACTACGAGCGCTTCGAGGAAGCGATCGAGGAAGCGCGCGTCGAAGGCTTCCTGGGCGACGGCATCATGGGCAGCCAGTTCAACTTCCAGCTGCATGCCTTCCACGGCTATGGTGCGTACATCTGCGGCGAGGAAACCGCGCTGCTGGAGTCGCTCGAGGGCAAGAAGGGCCAGCCGCGCTTCAAGCCGCCGTTCCCGGCCAGCTTCGGCCTGTACGGCAAGCCAACCACCATCAACAACACCGAGACCTTTGCCGCGGTGCCTTTCGTGATGAAGATGGGCGGCGAGGCGTATGCCGCGCTGGGCAAGCCCAACAACGGCGGCACCAAGATCTTCTCGATGTCGGGCGACATCGCCCGTCCGGGCAACTATGAAGTCCCGCTGGGCACGCCATTCGCGACCCTGCTGGAACTGGCCGGCGGCATGCGCGACGGCAAGAAGATCAAGGCCGTGATTCCGGGCGGATCGTCGATGCCGGTGCTGACCGGTGACGTGATGATGGCCACCGACATGGACTATGACTCGATCGCCAAGGCCGGCTCGATGCTGGGCTCGGGCGCCGTCATCGTGATGGACGAAACCCGCTGCATGGTGCGCTCGCTGCTGCGCCTGTCCTACTTCTATTACGAGGAATCCTGCGGCCAGTGCACGCCGTGCCGCGAAGGCACCGGCTGGCTGTACCGCATGGTGCACCGGATCGAGCATGGCCAGGGTCGTCCGGAAGACATCGACATGCTCAACTCGGTGGCCGACAACATCCAGGGCCGCACCATCTGCGCGCTGGGCGATGCCGCTGCGATGCCGGTCAGGGCAATGATCAAGAATTTCCGGGAAGAGTTCGAATATCACATTGAGCACAAGCGGTGCCTGGTTCCGGCCTATCTGTAA
- the nuoE gene encoding NADH-quinone oxidoreductase subunit NuoE translates to MVLSEQAYKKIDREIAKFPADQKQSAVMAALAIAQDEAGWLSPEVMEAVAAYLDMAPIAVQEVATFYMMYNLNPVGKSKITICTNLPCALSGGEKAAHYLKQKLGIDYRETTEDGNFTLMEGECMGACGDAPVLLVNNKRMCSLMSDEKIDALLEELKK, encoded by the coding sequence ATGGTGTTATCAGAGCAAGCGTACAAAAAGATCGATCGCGAGATCGCCAAGTTCCCGGCTGACCAGAAACAGTCCGCGGTGATGGCCGCGCTGGCGATTGCGCAGGACGAGGCCGGCTGGCTGTCGCCCGAAGTCATGGAAGCCGTGGCTGCCTATCTCGACATGGCGCCGATCGCCGTGCAGGAAGTCGCGACCTTCTACATGATGTACAACCTCAACCCGGTTGGCAAAAGCAAGATCACGATCTGCACCAACCTGCCGTGCGCGCTGTCCGGCGGTGAAAAGGCGGCGCACTATCTCAAGCAAAAGCTGGGCATCGACTACCGTGAAACGACCGAAGACGGCAATTTCACGCTGATGGAAGGCGAGTGCATGGGCGCCTGTGGCGACGCGCCGGTTCTGCTGGTGAACAACAAGCGCATGTGCAGCCTGATGTCGGATGAGAAGATCGATGCGCTGCTGGAGGAACTGAAGAAATGA
- a CDS encoding NADH-quinone oxidoreductase subunit D, with translation MAEIKNYTLNFGPQHPAAHGVLRLVLELDGEVIQRADPHIGLLHRATEKLAEQKTYLQSVPYMDRLDYVSMMCNEHAYVMAIEKMLGIEVPLRAQYIRVMFDEITRLLNHLLWLGAHALDVGAMGVFLYAFREREDLMDCYEAVSGARMHAAYYRPGGVYRDLPDAMPKYAASVIRNEKAIRQLNENRQGSLLDFIEDFTNRFPGYVDEYETLLTDNRIWKQRLVGIGVVSPERAKAMGFTGPMLRGSGIEWDLRRKQPYEVYDLLDFDIPLGTNGDCYDRYLVRVEEMRQSNRIIKQCIEWLRNNPGPVMVDNHKVAPPPRVDMKSNMEELIHHFKLFTEGFHVPAGEAYAAVEHPKGEFGIYMISDGANKPYRLKIRAPGFPHLQGLNEMAKGHMIADAVTIIGTQDIVFGEIDR, from the coding sequence ATGGCTGAAATCAAGAACTACACCCTGAACTTCGGTCCGCAGCATCCGGCCGCGCACGGCGTGCTGCGCCTGGTGCTGGAGCTGGACGGCGAAGTCATCCAGCGCGCGGACCCGCATATCGGCCTGCTGCATCGTGCCACCGAAAAGCTGGCGGAGCAGAAGACCTATCTGCAATCGGTGCCGTACATGGATCGTCTCGATTACGTGTCGATGATGTGCAATGAGCACGCCTACGTGATGGCCATCGAAAAGATGCTGGGCATAGAAGTGCCGCTGCGCGCGCAGTACATCCGCGTCATGTTCGATGAAATCACCCGCCTGCTCAACCACCTGCTGTGGCTGGGCGCCCACGCGCTGGACGTGGGTGCAATGGGCGTGTTCCTGTATGCCTTCCGCGAACGCGAAGACCTGATGGACTGCTACGAGGCGGTGTCGGGCGCGCGCATGCATGCGGCCTACTACCGTCCGGGCGGCGTCTATCGCGACCTGCCGGATGCCATGCCGAAGTACGCGGCATCGGTGATCCGTAATGAGAAGGCGATCCGCCAGCTCAATGAAAACCGCCAGGGCTCGCTGCTCGACTTCATCGAGGACTTCACCAACCGCTTTCCGGGTTATGTCGATGAATACGAAACCCTGCTGACCGACAATCGTATCTGGAAGCAGCGCCTGGTCGGTATCGGCGTGGTCTCCCCGGAGCGCGCCAAGGCCATGGGCTTTACCGGCCCGATGCTGCGTGGCTCGGGCATCGAATGGGATCTGCGCCGCAAGCAGCCCTATGAGGTCTACGACCTGCTGGACTTCGACATCCCCCTGGGCACCAACGGCGACTGCTACGACCGCTACCTGGTGCGCGTGGAAGAGATGCGCCAGTCCAACCGCATCATCAAGCAATGCATCGAGTGGCTGCGCAACAATCCCGGCCCGGTGATGGTAGACAACCACAAGGTGGCGCCGCCGCCGCGGGTGGACATGAAGTCCAACATGGAAGAGCTGATTCACCACTTCAAGCTGTTCACCGAAGGCTTCCATGTGCCTGCCGGCGAAGCCTATGCGGCGGTCGAGCATCCGAAGGGCGAGTTCGGCATCTACATGATTTCCGACGGCGCCAACAAGCCGTATCGCCTGAAGATCCGCGCGCCGGGCTTCCCGCACCTGCAGGGCCTCAATGAAATGGCCAAGGGCCACATGATCGCGGACGCGGTCACCATCATCGGCACCCAGGACATCGTTTTCGGCGAGATTGACAGATAA
- a CDS encoding NADH-quinone oxidoreductase subunit C, with amino-acid sequence MTTKLETLEAGLRNALGDNLHALTVALGEVTIVVKAANYLSVMRVLRDHSELRFEELIDLCGVDYSTYGDGAYDGPRFAVVSHLLSLTHNWRLRVRVFAPDDDMPLVASLVDIWPAANWYEREAFDFYGILFDGHNDLRRILTDYGFIGHPFRKDFPVTGYVEMRYDPEQKRVIYQPVTIEPRENVPRVIREENYGIK; translated from the coding sequence ATGACGACCAAACTAGAAACGCTGGAAGCCGGGCTGCGCAACGCGCTCGGCGACAATCTGCATGCCCTGACTGTCGCGCTTGGTGAAGTCACCATCGTGGTCAAGGCAGCCAACTACCTGTCCGTGATGCGCGTGCTGCGCGACCATTCCGAGCTGCGCTTTGAAGAGCTGATCGACCTGTGCGGCGTCGACTACTCGACCTATGGCGATGGCGCCTATGACGGCCCGCGCTTCGCCGTGGTGAGTCACCTGCTGTCGCTGACTCATAACTGGCGTCTGCGCGTGCGGGTGTTCGCGCCCGACGACGACATGCCGCTGGTGGCCTCCCTGGTGGATATCTGGCCCGCCGCCAACTGGTACGAGCGCGAGGCGTTCGACTTCTATGGCATCCTGTTCGACGGTCACAACGACCTGCGGCGCATCCTGACCGACTACGGCTTCATCGGCCATCCGTTCCGCAAGGACTTCCCGGTGACCGGCTATGTCGAGATGCGCTACGACCCCGAGCAGAAGCGCGTGATTTATCAGCCGGTGACGATTGAGCCGCGTGAAAATGTGCCGCGCGTCATCCGCGAGGAAAATTACGGGATCAAATAA